A stretch of the Bradyrhizobium sp. CCBAU 53351 genome encodes the following:
- a CDS encoding glycosyltransferase family 4 protein has translation MNSPAQRSLRNSRRLRVAIYAPHFAEYSYRLASGLAHHCDVRLVLNRKDANQQWELADIAVAAPFQTRIRDLSLRRGGAIGIPASFLDIISFRPDVIHCHEVPEIYTSKLIQFLRPLGIPLVLTVHDAIPHSEGGSGTSPREDSWRERMRAAASVVTTHGESCIADFRRASPDFKGETVSSMHGVLMVPPARGTITAPESTRILFFGRMWAYKGLDVFIDAIDILARRGVAHEAIVAGRGPEMTRLGARMAAMPTVKTINAYISPADTGRLFQSAAVVALPYKDATQSGVLASAYGNARPVVASATGGIPDVVTDGVNGLLVPPGDATALADALERVLTSKPLAATLTDGARQTAAGILNWDRIAEGLLGSYHKLAGRTVS, from the coding sequence ATGAATTCGCCTGCCCAGCGTTCTCTCCGCAACTCCAGGCGCTTGCGTGTAGCGATCTACGCACCGCATTTTGCGGAATATTCCTACCGGCTCGCATCGGGATTGGCGCATCATTGCGACGTTCGCCTCGTGCTCAACCGCAAGGATGCCAACCAGCAATGGGAACTGGCCGATATCGCCGTGGCGGCGCCATTTCAGACCCGGATTCGCGACCTGAGCCTGCGCCGTGGTGGCGCGATCGGCATCCCGGCCTCGTTCCTCGACATAATTTCGTTTCGTCCGGACGTGATTCATTGTCACGAAGTTCCGGAGATCTACACGTCCAAGCTGATCCAGTTCCTTCGTCCCCTCGGCATCCCTCTCGTGTTGACGGTTCACGATGCGATTCCGCATTCGGAAGGCGGCTCCGGCACCTCGCCACGCGAGGACAGCTGGCGTGAACGCATGCGCGCCGCCGCGTCGGTCGTTACGACGCACGGCGAGAGCTGCATTGCAGATTTCCGCCGCGCGTCACCCGACTTCAAGGGCGAGACGGTTTCCAGCATGCACGGCGTGCTCATGGTTCCGCCGGCCAGGGGTACGATCACCGCGCCCGAATCCACGCGCATCCTGTTTTTTGGACGGATGTGGGCCTACAAGGGCCTGGACGTCTTCATCGACGCGATCGACATCTTGGCCCGGCGCGGCGTGGCGCACGAGGCGATCGTTGCCGGCCGCGGTCCCGAGATGACGCGGCTCGGCGCGCGGATGGCGGCGATGCCGACGGTCAAGACCATCAATGCCTACATTTCACCTGCCGATACCGGGCGACTGTTTCAATCCGCCGCCGTAGTCGCCTTGCCGTACAAGGATGCGACGCAGAGCGGCGTGCTTGCATCGGCTTACGGCAATGCGCGTCCCGTCGTCGCCAGCGCCACCGGCGGCATTCCCGACGTCGTCACCGACGGTGTCAACGGGCTGCTTGTTCCTCCCGGCGATGCCACGGCACTGGCAGATGCGCTCGAACGCGTGCTGACCTCGAAACCTCTTGCCGCGACATTGACCGACGGCGCGCGGCAGACCGCGGCCGGCATCTTGAACTGGGACCGCATCGCCGAAGGATTGCTGGGCTCCTATCACAAGCTCGCGGGTCGTACCGTGAGCTGA
- a CDS encoding lipopolysaccharide biosynthesis protein: MNVTQGKQHQVVVALFWSLAQNWGGRALSFVLFLVLARLLNPADFGLAALVAFILLLLSSIAEFGFGDALIQRRTLEPADVTLPFFCSFAASALLAVLIALLATDIERWLDVKGLAPLLTAASLALPIGTATLFQEALYKRQMDFRVLAVRTMVATAVSGVVGIACAYAGFGALSLVIQVVVQSAISGLWLWSQPRWLPMRGHDMTSFRELSGYSIHVVLNRLLDFAIVRTIDMIILSLYGVAALGIYTVGARVYIILMQLLTQAVMDVALSALSKIAHERDRIAGAYLRSVSLGALIGSPVFVLLAAIAPEFSLLLFGAKWGGSEAVMRPLMLIGAVQTVQFVNSAYFGALGKPNYVFVLNILKFCTVVPAMFLLPSRDIGQLATIFAFSQLVVTPVTFTLALRLLGLSWGQFLRPIAGCLCAIVLAYGAVALCREATPGMNPYLRMGLLSSCFGVTYLTGLLLFWRKQVLSLIEFVVKRGATA, from the coding sequence ATGAACGTCACGCAGGGCAAACAACATCAGGTCGTGGTGGCGTTGTTTTGGTCGCTCGCACAGAATTGGGGCGGCCGCGCACTGTCGTTCGTGCTGTTCCTGGTATTGGCGCGGCTGCTCAATCCTGCCGATTTCGGCCTTGCCGCGCTGGTCGCCTTCATCCTGCTGCTTCTGAGCTCGATCGCCGAATTCGGCTTCGGTGACGCGCTGATTCAGCGGCGGACGCTCGAGCCCGCCGACGTGACGCTGCCTTTTTTCTGCTCGTTTGCAGCCTCGGCGCTTCTGGCCGTCCTGATTGCGCTGCTCGCAACCGACATCGAGCGTTGGCTCGACGTGAAGGGGCTCGCGCCGCTGTTGACAGCTGCCTCTCTCGCGCTGCCGATCGGCACCGCCACCCTGTTCCAGGAGGCGCTCTACAAGCGCCAGATGGATTTTCGCGTGCTCGCGGTCAGGACTATGGTGGCAACCGCCGTGTCCGGCGTCGTGGGCATCGCCTGCGCCTATGCCGGGTTTGGCGCTCTCAGCCTCGTGATCCAGGTCGTCGTCCAGAGCGCGATCAGCGGCTTGTGGCTCTGGAGCCAGCCGCGATGGCTGCCGATGCGCGGCCACGACATGACAAGTTTTCGCGAGCTCTCGGGCTACAGCATCCATGTCGTGCTGAACAGGCTGCTGGATTTCGCCATCGTGCGGACGATCGACATGATCATCCTGTCGCTCTATGGCGTCGCGGCGCTCGGCATCTACACGGTCGGTGCGCGGGTCTACATCATCCTGATGCAGCTGCTCACCCAGGCGGTCATGGACGTCGCGCTCAGTGCATTGTCCAAGATTGCACATGAGCGAGACCGCATCGCAGGCGCCTATCTTCGCAGCGTCAGCCTTGGTGCGCTGATCGGATCTCCGGTCTTCGTGCTCCTCGCGGCGATCGCGCCGGAGTTTTCCCTGCTGTTGTTCGGTGCCAAGTGGGGCGGCAGCGAAGCGGTGATGCGGCCGCTGATGCTGATCGGGGCGGTGCAGACGGTACAGTTCGTCAACAGCGCTTATTTCGGCGCTCTGGGCAAACCAAACTACGTCTTTGTACTCAACATCCTGAAGTTCTGTACGGTCGTGCCGGCGATGTTCCTGCTTCCGTCGCGCGACATCGGCCAATTGGCCACGATCTTCGCGTTCTCCCAGCTCGTGGTGACACCCGTGACGTTCACGCTGGCGCTCCGGCTGCTGGGCTTGAGCTGGGGCCAGTTCCTGCGTCCGATTGCGGGCTGCCTGTGCGCCATCGTCCTGGCTTACGGCGCGGTCGCGCTGTGCCGCGAGGCGACGCCCGGCATGAATCCCTATTTGCGGATGGGATTGCTGTCGTCCTGTTTTGGCGTGACCTATCTGACCGGCCTTCTGCTGTTCTGGCGGAAGCAGGTCCTTTCCCTGATCGAGTTCGTCGTGAAGCGCGGTGCGACCGCCTGA
- a CDS encoding polysaccharide pyruvyl transferase family protein has protein sequence MKQLIPVPVRRQLRGWLNSAKNTPLALDLLELRRWQIARKDVGVNGAPRNNPRRLVVLPSDPWSVHQSRGDEAMIEAAAGEMRRAYPNLEVYIITATATASADVRAMGFEPLELWRQPFSYETVAQELSLTRPDFGLVLGADVLDGYYSPVDAARMLLVADLMAAFGAKVSVLGFSFNSRPAKALREVFRLLDPGVVLNLRDAISLRRFDDFARKRAHLVADAAFMLTPRTDTAAVKQIAAAIARQREQGRKVFVFNIHPMLFKKPEPAKLRQMIDRAAGAMELLSREHNASWLLLAHDYRPEIADDNCLRPLAARLKPALGDRVHHVDQVLSAGEIKAVVGLVDGVITGRMHLAIAALGQGTPVAAITYQDKFQGLFAHFGVSEQLLLSPAQFLVGDSFETFLQHFLGAHEAVGQQVRQALPGVMELSRANVAPLLGESAMRIVPAADGKVA, from the coding sequence GTGAAGCAATTGATCCCCGTGCCCGTACGCCGGCAGCTCCGAGGCTGGCTCAACAGCGCGAAGAATACGCCGTTGGCACTCGATCTGCTCGAGCTGCGCAGGTGGCAGATCGCCCGCAAGGACGTCGGCGTCAACGGCGCGCCGCGCAACAATCCTCGCCGGCTGGTCGTGCTTCCCTCCGATCCCTGGAGCGTTCATCAGTCGCGCGGCGACGAGGCCATGATCGAAGCGGCGGCCGGGGAGATGAGGCGGGCCTATCCCAACCTCGAGGTCTACATCATCACAGCGACCGCAACGGCGAGCGCGGACGTGCGCGCGATGGGCTTCGAGCCGCTCGAGCTCTGGAGGCAGCCGTTCTCCTATGAGACGGTGGCGCAGGAGCTGTCGCTCACCAGGCCGGATTTCGGGCTGGTCCTGGGCGCCGACGTGCTCGACGGCTACTATTCTCCGGTGGATGCCGCGCGCATGCTGCTGGTTGCCGATCTGATGGCGGCGTTCGGCGCCAAGGTCAGCGTGCTCGGCTTCAGCTTCAACTCCCGCCCGGCGAAAGCGCTACGCGAGGTATTCCGGCTGCTCGATCCGGGCGTGGTCCTGAATCTGCGTGATGCGATCTCCCTTCGGCGCTTCGACGATTTCGCCCGCAAGCGCGCCCATCTGGTCGCTGACGCCGCATTCATGCTGACGCCGCGGACGGATACGGCCGCAGTGAAGCAGATCGCGGCCGCGATCGCGCGGCAGCGCGAGCAGGGCCGCAAGGTCTTCGTCTTCAACATCCATCCGATGCTGTTCAAGAAGCCGGAGCCGGCCAAGTTGCGGCAAATGATAGACCGCGCGGCGGGCGCCATGGAGCTTCTGTCTCGCGAGCACAATGCAAGCTGGTTGTTGCTGGCGCACGACTACCGCCCGGAGATCGCCGACGACAATTGCCTCCGGCCGCTGGCCGCCCGTCTCAAGCCCGCGCTGGGCGACCGCGTGCATCACGTCGATCAGGTGCTGTCGGCTGGCGAGATCAAGGCCGTCGTCGGTCTGGTCGATGGCGTGATCACCGGCCGCATGCATCTGGCGATTGCGGCGCTCGGGCAGGGAACGCCCGTCGCAGCGATTACCTATCAGGACAAATTCCAGGGCCTGTTCGCGCATTTCGGCGTCAGCGAACAGCTGTTGCTGTCGCCCGCGCAGTTTCTCGTCGGCGACAGCTTCGAGACGTTTCTGCAGCATTTCCTCGGCGCGCACGAAGCCGTCGGCCAGCAGGTCCGTCAGGCTCTGCCTGGCGTCATGGAATTGTCCCGCGCCAATGTCGCGCCGCTGCTGGGCGAGAGCGCGATGCGGATTGTGCCGGCGGCCGACGGTAAGGTCGCCTGA
- a CDS encoding acyltransferase: MEASEARRFVVLDFYRFVAALGVFIFHLKLIDTGISPAWNGSYGLFVDMFFILSGFVISYSYPSDARGVAAYSRFMIRRIARIYPLHLLSLLVFVVLIGVGLERTARSTPLDFLYNILLLQAWGVTDHLSFNSPSWSISAEFFCYLVFPPLMLFARKVQPIVLAAIVAALYLVLAHGHLPIWQERSQMYGANFDYGMLRALPSFLNGILLAILFRMSHPYRNKRMIFAGIGMFGVSVLVLNVFAKPDLAILLFSCAILLTAVGESAFKQFPGARLLGRLGNTSYAIYMLHDAVLIAVFKPLWTWLGLRPDQFGLFALACCVVLTVIADRTYAYFENPARRLINRWADTGAPSSRKVQTATAETPMRFDNTERAVN; encoded by the coding sequence ATGGAAGCCAGTGAAGCAAGACGTTTCGTCGTTCTCGACTTCTACCGCTTCGTCGCCGCGCTCGGGGTCTTCATCTTCCACCTGAAGCTGATCGACACGGGCATCTCGCCGGCGTGGAACGGGTCCTATGGCCTGTTCGTGGACATGTTCTTCATTCTGTCCGGCTTCGTAATCTCCTACTCTTACCCGTCCGACGCGCGCGGTGTGGCCGCCTATTCCCGCTTCATGATCCGGCGTATTGCGCGGATCTATCCGCTGCACCTCTTGAGCCTGCTCGTCTTCGTGGTGCTCATCGGCGTCGGGCTGGAACGCACGGCCCGCTCGACCCCGCTGGACTTCCTGTACAATATCCTGCTGCTACAGGCCTGGGGCGTCACCGATCACCTCAGCTTCAACTCGCCGTCCTGGTCGATCAGCGCGGAGTTCTTCTGCTATCTGGTGTTTCCGCCCTTGATGCTGTTCGCGCGCAAGGTCCAGCCGATCGTGCTCGCTGCGATCGTTGCGGCGCTCTATCTGGTTCTCGCCCACGGCCATCTGCCGATCTGGCAGGAGCGGTCGCAGATGTATGGCGCCAATTTCGACTACGGAATGCTCCGCGCACTGCCGAGCTTCCTGAACGGCATCCTGCTCGCCATACTGTTCCGGATGTCGCATCCTTACCGGAACAAGCGGATGATCTTCGCCGGCATCGGCATGTTCGGCGTCTCGGTGCTCGTCCTCAACGTCTTCGCCAAGCCCGACCTCGCCATCCTGCTGTTCTCCTGCGCCATCCTGCTCACGGCGGTCGGCGAAAGCGCCTTCAAGCAGTTTCCGGGCGCCCGCCTGCTCGGCCGGCTCGGCAACACCTCATATGCGATCTACATGCTGCACGACGCCGTTCTCATTGCCGTGTTCAAGCCGCTCTGGACCTGGCTCGGACTGCGGCCCGATCAGTTCGGCCTGTTCGCCCTGGCGTGCTGCGTGGTCCTGACCGTCATCGCGGACCGCACCTACGCTTATTTCGAGAATCCCGCGCGGCGCCTCATCAATCGCTGGGCCGACACCGGCGCTCCCTCCTCGCGCAAGGTCCAGACGGCCACCGCCGAGACACCCATGCGTTTCGACAACACCGAGCGGGCAGTCAACTGA